A stretch of DNA from bacterium:
TTCAAGATAGGGAGTGATATCAAAATTGCCAATGCGACCATCATCCGCAACAATGGATAATACCCAATTGGGTTGTGGAAAAACTTCTATTATTCTCATTGATCAAGTCCTTTGATGGGAAGTGGTGTTTTACCACTTACAGCTAAGTTCCAGTCAGCAAGTAAATCTTCTTGATGAATCTCAATCCATGCAACGACCAGTTTGTGTTTATTCGGTGGTAGTTCACCAGCCAACAGTGATCCGTCAGAAATTGAGTACACTGCAACTTTCCCTTGGTAATCAGCATGGATATGTGGCTCTTTATGTTTCTCGATATCTCGAAAGAACATCCGAATAAGAATTCCATAAAACATTGAAATTGTTGGCATTCTGTTTTTCTCCTACTTTGATTTGATGTGGTCTTTTTTCGCTCAACCGGCTATCACTTATGTCGATTTTCTCAATAAACCTAACGATTG
This window harbors:
- a CDS encoding DUF4160 domain-containing protein, with protein sequence MPTISMFYGILIRMFFRDIEKHKEPHIHADYQGKVAVYSISDGSLLAGELPPNKHKLVVAWIEIHQEDLLADWNLAVSGKTPLPIKGLDQ